AAGGATCGCTCGCCCCTGATTCCGAGAAAGCCGTTGCTGACCGCGAAACGCGAGGCTTGGCTGCTTTTACGCAGAGGGTCGTAGCCCACCTGCGACAGCCGCCACGTCGGATCGTCGGTTGGGGTGAAAACGACTTCGGGGACCCAGACGCGGCTCATGCGCAAGCGTCCATCCAGAGGCCGCTCGTCAGGCCTTCGATATCGACCTCGTCTAGACTGGACACGACGCGACAGGCGCCGGCTGCGCGGAGGGGGCCGGCGTCGCCCGATCGTGCCACGCCCAGCGCTAGGGCGCTCGCAGCGCGCGCCGCCCTCACGCCCGTCGGCGCGTCTTCTACGACCAGGCAGGCCCGCGGCGGGATCCTGAGTTCAGCGGCGGCGCGCAGGACGATCCAGGGATCTGGCTTTCCGGGACCGTTGTCACAGCCGTTCAGATTGACGCTGAAGCATTCTAGCAAGGACCCGCCGTCCGAGCGCTTGCAGCGTCTCAGCATGGCGTCGGCGTTGCGGGATGCGGAGGCGACCGCCATCGGCAGGCCGGCCGCAGCGGCGCGCTCGACAAAACGCAGCCCATCCAGAAAGGGCCGAACGCCGCCGCTTCGGATTAGGGCCTCCAGTCGGGCCTGTTTGCGGATTGCATAGG
Above is a window of Brevundimonas naejangsanensis DNA encoding:
- a CDS encoding HAD family hydrolase translates to MNAGRHRFRVRALILDVDGVLLDSPHEQAWRDALTGLADPSRFTSRIYREEVAGKPRLQGAVSALKALGVGNAEGEADAYAIRKQARLEALIRSGGVRPFLDGLRFVERAAAAGLPMAVASASRNADAMLRRCKRSDGGSLLECFSVNLNGCDNGPGKPDPWIVLRAAAELRIPPRACLVVEDAPTGVRAARAASALALGVARSGDAGPLRAAGACRVVSSLDEVDIEGLTSGLWMDACA